The window GGCAGGAGCACGCCGAGCAGCTGCTGCGCCAGGCCGGCATCCTCGGCGCGGACGAGAGCCTGTACGCCGCGCAGAACATCCACGTCGTCCACCACCTCAACGCGGCGATGCGCGCGCACGCGATCTACCAGAACGACGTCGACTACATCGTGCGCGACGGCGAGGTCATCATCGTCGACGAATTCACCGGCCGCACCCTGCCGGGCCGGCGCTGGTCCGACGGCCTGCACCAGGCGGTGGAAGCGAAGGAAGGCGTGCCGGTGCAGCGCGAGAACCAGACGCTGGCGTCGGTGACGTTCCAGAACCTGTTCCGCATGTACAAGAAGCTGTCCGGCATGACCGGCACCGCGGACACCGAGGCCTACGAGTTCCAGAACATCTACGGGCTGGAAGTGGTGGTGATCCCGACCCACCGCCCGATGATCCGCAAGGACCATCCGGACCTGGTGTTCCTCAACCGCGCCGGCAAGTACCGCGCGGTGGCGAACGAGATCAAGGAGTGCGTGGCCAAGGGCCAGCCGGTGCTGGTCGGCACCACCTCGATCGAGGTGTCGGAGCTGCTCAGCGAGAACCTGCGCGAGGCCGGCATCCCGCACGAAGTGCTCAACGCCAAGCAGCACGAGCGCGAGGCGCACATCGTCGCCAACGCCGGCGCGCCGGGCGCGGTGACCATCGCCACCAACATGGCCGGCCGCGGCACCGACATCGTGCTGGGCGGCTCGCTGGACGCCGAACTGGCCGCGCTGGGCGACGACGCCCCGCAGGCGGAGAAGGACCGCATCAAGGCCGCATGGCAGGAGCGCCACGACGCGGTGAAGGCGGCCGGCGGCCTGCACATCATCGGCACCGAGCGCCACGAATCCCGCCGCATCGACAACCAGCTGCGCGGCCGTTCCGGCCGCCAGGGCGACCCGGGTTCCTCGCGCTTCTACCTGTCGCTGGAAGACAACCTGATGCGCATCTTCGCCGCCGACTGGGTGCAGAAGGTGATGGCGCGGATGGGCCTGAAGGAAGACGACATCATCGAATCGGCGCTGGTGACCAAGCAGATCGCCAACGCGCAGCGCAAGGTCGAGGCGCACAACTTCGACATCCGCAAGAACCTGCTGGACTTCGACGACGTCAACAACGATCAGCGCAAGGTCATCTACGGCCAGCGCAACGAGCTGCTGGAAGCCGAGAGCGTCAAGGAGAACGTCGACGGCATCCGCTTTGATGTGGTTGCCGAGATGGTGGAGCGCTTCGTGCCGCCGGATTCGATCGACGAACAGTGGGACCTGCCGGGCCTGGAAGCGGCGCTGGCCGCCGAGTTCGGCGTGCAGATGGACTTGGTCGGTCTTCACAAGGCGGAGGCGGAGCTGGACGCCTCGCAGATCCAGGGCCGGGTGCAGGACACCGTGGACGCGCTGTTCGCCGGCAAGGAAGAGCAGGTCGGCGGCGAGACCATGCGCATGCTGGAGAAGCATGTGATGCTGAACGTGCTCGACCAGAACTGGAAGGAGCACCTCGCGCGCATGGACTACCTGCGCCAGGGCATCCACCTGCGCGGCTATGCGCAGAAGCAGCCGAAGCAGGAATACAAGAAGGAAGCCTTCGAGCTGTTCTCCGAGCTGCTGGAGAAGGTCAAGCAGGAAGTGGTGTCGCTGCTGGCGCGCGTGCGCATCCGCACCGAGGAGGAAGTGGCCGCGGCCGAAGCGCAGGAACGCGCCCGCGCCGAGGCGGTGGCCCGGCAGATGCAGTTCCAGCATCCGGACATGGGCGGGCTGGGCGCGGACGAGGAAGCGGCGCAGGTGCAGGCGCAGCAGGCGTTCGCCCATGTCGGCCGCAACGATCCCTGCCCTTGCGGCAGCGGCAAGAAGTTCAAGCACTGCCATGGGCAGCTGGCCTGAGTTGAGCACCCTCCCTTTCGCCGCAGGCGAAAGGGATGAAGAAGCGCGTTTGCGAACCGCAGGTTCGCGCGCTGATGAACGCCCGAAGGCTGTGCCTGAGGGCCGGACGGGCCGGGGTGGGGCGCTTTTCGAGTTGGTTTCGGGCAACCCCGTTCCAAGGTTTTCACGCGCCGTGCTTATGGCGATGCGCGGAAAGCGATCGCGCTCATGAGACTGGTCCACGTCGTCGCCGGCGTCATCCGCGACGCGCGCGGACGCATCCTGCTGGCGCGGCGCACGGAAGGCCGCGATCTGGCCGGCCTGTGGGAGTTCCCGGGCGGCAAGATCGAACCCGGCGAGACTGCGGAACACGCGTTGGCGCGCGAGCTGCGCGAAGAGCTCGGGATCGAGGCGAACGTCGGCGGGCTCCTGATCGACGTGCAGATGCCGTATCCGGACAAGCAACTGCGGCTCGACGTGTACGAGATCCGCAGCTACGCCGGCACGCCGAGCGGCATGGAGGGGCAGGCGCTGGCCTGGGCGCCGCCGCACAAGCTGGCCGACTACCCGATGCCGCCGGCGGATGCGCCCGCGGTGGCCCTGCTGATGCGCGAGCCGGCCTAGTCGGCCAGGCGGCGGTACAGCCGGTCCAGCGCCTCGACCTGCGCCGGCAAGGCGTCCAGCCCGCGGTCGTTGACGATCACGTCGTCGGCGATCGCCAGCCGCTGCCTGCGCGTGGCCTGTGCGCCGATCATCCTCCCCGCCAGCGCTTCGTCGATGCCGTCGCGGTGCAGCAGGCGGGCAAGCTGCACGTCCTCGGGCACGTCCACTACCAGGATGCGATCCAGCCACGGATAGGCGTCGCGACCGCCGCCTTCGGCCAGCAGCGGAATCGAAGCGACGGCATAGGGTCCAGGTGCGGCCCGGCAGGCGTCCGCCAGCGCCTTGCGCACGCGCGGGTGGACGATGGCCTCCAGCTGCCGGCGCGCGTCGGGATCGGCAAAGACGCGGCGGCGCATGGCGGGCCGGTCCAGATTGCGATCCGCCGTCAGCACGCCTGCGCCGAAGGCAGCCACCACTTCGGCCAGCCCATCGCTGCCCGCGGCCACCGCGTCGCGGGCAGCGGCATCGGCATCGGCCACCGCCACGCCCAGCGTGCGAAAGCACGCCTCAACCGCACTCTTGCCCGAAGCCACGCCGCCGGTCAGGCCGATGATGTAATCGCTCATGCGCGAATTATGGCTGTCGCTCGCAGGCGTGGGGTTTGGGCGGAGCGATGGGAGCGACCGTCTAGGCCAGCCCGGCGAAACGCATGTACATGCCGACCAGATCCTTGCCCCACATGAAGCTGATCCAGCCGGCGATGGCGAGATACGGACCGAACGGAATCGGCGTGGCCTTGTCGCGGCCCTTGGCGAACAGCCAGATCGAGCCGACCACGGCGCCCA is drawn from Thermomonas brevis and contains these coding sequences:
- the secA gene encoding preprotein translocase subunit SecA — translated: MLNSLLTSIFGSRNERLLKQLSAIVKKINALEPQMQALSDEALKAKTAEFKERVGKGESLDKLLPEAFAVCREASVRVFGMRHFDVQLIGGMVLHGGKIAEMRTGEGKTLTATSAVYLNALEGKGVHVVTVNDYLARRDAAQMGKLYNWLGLSVGVVYPGMPHSDKGAAYACDITYGTNNEFGFDYLRDNMALSKEDRFQRGLNFAIVDEVDSILIDEARTPLIISGPADESPELYLRVNAVVPSLTRQETEEGEGDYWVDEKQKQVHMSETGQEHAEQLLRQAGILGADESLYAAQNIHVVHHLNAAMRAHAIYQNDVDYIVRDGEVIIVDEFTGRTLPGRRWSDGLHQAVEAKEGVPVQRENQTLASVTFQNLFRMYKKLSGMTGTADTEAYEFQNIYGLEVVVIPTHRPMIRKDHPDLVFLNRAGKYRAVANEIKECVAKGQPVLVGTTSIEVSELLSENLREAGIPHEVLNAKQHEREAHIVANAGAPGAVTIATNMAGRGTDIVLGGSLDAELAALGDDAPQAEKDRIKAAWQERHDAVKAAGGLHIIGTERHESRRIDNQLRGRSGRQGDPGSSRFYLSLEDNLMRIFAADWVQKVMARMGLKEDDIIESALVTKQIANAQRKVEAHNFDIRKNLLDFDDVNNDQRKVIYGQRNELLEAESVKENVDGIRFDVVAEMVERFVPPDSIDEQWDLPGLEAALAAEFGVQMDLVGLHKAEAELDASQIQGRVQDTVDALFAGKEEQVGGETMRMLEKHVMLNVLDQNWKEHLARMDYLRQGIHLRGYAQKQPKQEYKKEAFELFSELLEKVKQEVVSLLARVRIRTEEEVAAAEAQERARAEAVARQMQFQHPDMGGLGADEEAAQVQAQQAFAHVGRNDPCPCGSGKKFKHCHGQLA
- the coaE gene encoding dephospho-CoA kinase (Dephospho-CoA kinase (CoaE) performs the final step in coenzyme A biosynthesis.), whose translation is MSDYIIGLTGGVASGKSAVEACFRTLGVAVADADAAARDAVAAGSDGLAEVVAAFGAGVLTADRNLDRPAMRRRVFADPDARRQLEAIVHPRVRKALADACRAAPGPYAVASIPLLAEGGGRDAYPWLDRILVVDVPEDVQLARLLHRDGIDEALAGRMIGAQATRRQRLAIADDVIVNDRGLDALPAQVEALDRLYRRLAD